From the Carassius carassius chromosome 34, fCarCar2.1, whole genome shotgun sequence genome, the window GCCATTCCGTGGAGAATTAACATTCATCATGAATCTAAGAACAAGATTgagtctcatcaatggatgctctgcagtgaatgggtgccatcagaatgagagtccaaacagctgataaaaacatcacaataatccacaagtaatccattcCGGCaattaacatctggagaagacaaatgctgaaacagtccataatccataataccacttcctccagtgaaaaagtgaaaaagtctctcacatcaaaatccagccacatattttTTTAGAGCAGTTTTGGCTTTCTTGAtcagtgcagatttctctcctgattcagaccagaacacttttttcactggaggaagtgttattatggcgtatggatttgtttcatcttttgtcttctccagatgtcaattgatggactggagtgctgtggattattgtgatgttctatcagctgtttggactctcattctgacggcacccattcactgcagagcattgctgagacactgatgcaatgccacatttctacaaatctgatgaagacacaaactcatccaaATCttaagcacattttcatttttgaatgaactattcctttaaccgtGCAGCTTGTCATTGTTTTCTGACCTCTGAAGATGAGCGGACTGCTTTGGCAGCTGGTGGATTTAGATGATGGTTTGGAGGAATCACTGTCAAAGTCTTTCATGTTGATGGACACCAAGAGATCCTTCATTCCAGGAGCTTTCTCCTGCGAGGTCTGAAATTCATCTGAAATTCATCCAACAGAATCAGAGTTAAAATCACTGATGAAAAGACTTAAACGATTAGCCCACTTTGGCCACGAAACTCCACCTTGAATGTGAGAGATGTCAAGACCTTCCTTCAGTCTCAAGAGAACCACCCCGAACTGTAGGTCAAACGcatcactgaaacacacacagcatCATTCAGATGAAGATTTCAATTCTTAAAGATGAAGACATGATGAGCATCACACAGTCAGACTCACTGGATGGTGTTGATGTAGGTTTCCACATCCTTCATCTCACCGTCCCTCCAGTTGTTCTTAAAGCCAAACACCAGTGTGTTGGGTTTTAGGCGACCCAAACCAGTGGTCTGTGAACCCCAACAACATCAGGTTTACTCTTAGATTTAAACGCTTTCTGATTGAGGTCATTACATGAGCTCTTTGTTCTGACCTGCAGGAGATACTGGGCTCCTTGTCTGAGATCATCAGCAAACACAGGAGTGTAAAAGGCTTTGATTTGTGTCTTCAGGAGCCAGCGCTGATAGCGGACCTGCTCGTTCATCAAGTCCTTAGAGTTCGGCCTACGGAATCCCTGTGGAAAAAAGCAAGGAcaagtgcatgtttgcttttgtAGCTGCTCATAACTGCAATGTGTCAAATGTTTACTGAATTTACTAACCGTGCGCACGTGGCCACAGACCATCAAACCCACGTTTTTGGTGAAGGCGTGCACTAGATACAGCAGCGCGGGTCTTGAGTTTGGGTATCCAGACATTACAAGACACTGAGGCCTGTGGGAACAATGATTTCAGAGAGGTTTTGGGTCTCTATAGAGTCACATAAGATAGCATCTGCATCTGTCGGTGGATCACCTGAAGTTCTTGATATGGTCCTCAACCCCCGTGAGATGCAGACTGTGTGTTAGTGCCTTATTGTACATCAGCGCTTGTGTCGATGAACCCCAGttcacatctgcagcagaaagATGCATTTTGACACTCAGTTGTGATGTATGACTTTAAAACATAAgcgataacactttacaataaggcctCACATCAGTTAAAGGGACAGTCACAccaaaatctaaattctgtcgtcatttattctccctcgtgttgttccaaatctaTAAGAGTTTATTTCTTGTggatagaagatattttgaagaatgttcgtAACCACTCATTTCCCAAGTCACTGGCTAccggaaactgtttggttacccacattcttcaaaattatttattttgttttcaacagaagaaaggagttcaacacaagggtgagtaatgatgacagaagtttcatttttggatgaactatgccTTTATCATGAACcacaattacatttatgcatttggcagacacttttatccaaagtgactattCGAGATATACATTTGACCAGTTCCATGATCTACAGGAACGCTACATTAACATGTTAATGAACTAAcatgaaaacaacattttaattaacatgaacaaatacatataTCAAATGCTGTGAAAATTATATCGCATATTATAAGTCATTTACAGCATTGCATTAGTTGGCATGAACTGAAAACCCACccaatatattttctaaatgcatattattaattttattgtaaatgattCATCTGCACATTTcacactttttaatgttttgaccTTGTCATGTTTCATTGAATCTTCTCTCTGGTGACGCATGAAGGATTCTCCGATCATTAAGAGTACTTAAACTCCGCCCCTGCAGGGAATGCTCTTCTGAGAGCCACGCCCACATCCCAACATCCAGTCAAAAACCGATGCATGAACTAAGTCCCATACTACTGTACAGTTTTACAGACCTGGTTTCTTGTAGCTGACGTAGATGTAGAGCGCCAGGACGATGCCGTTTGTGAGCAGCGCTGCCCACCAGTTGATCACAAACATCACCACGCAGCACAGCACGGCTCCGGCTAACGACACCCACTTGTTGTAGTATTTGAAGCTCGGACGCCATCCTGTTCAGATGGAGATCTGTGAATTACTCAATGATGTATGAAACCATCAGTGTCAGCGACCTGAGGAGGAACACCACGCTCATTTTCAGTTTCATCAGAGAGGATTTCTGCTTCACACTTGCCTGGGGAGTTCGCCAGCGACGCGTGGAAAACAGAGAAATTTATCAAGGCGTAAGAAGCCAAGAAGAAGTTGGAAATGATGGGAGCGATGACGTTCAACTGAGCTGAAACACCAACACACTTGGATTTTAGACACAGTTTCTGTCATTAGCATGTAAGTAGATAAGTCAGCATTCAGTGGGGTGTAGTTTACCGATCAGGATGAAGGCCAAGCCGATGATGAAGGTGAGGACATAAGCGCGCAAAGGCTCTTTGTTCTTCCCGTATCCTTTGGCAAACACATGCATTCCAGGGTAGATTCTATCCTTACACAAAGCctacaaaaccacacacacattaaactcCTCCATCAACTCAGACAACAGATAACCTGAAAAACAGAGTGATGGTTATATTAAACAATATAAGATCATAGGAAGCTCTGATATATAATATTTGGCCAATATATAGGGTATGGTAATGCAAAAttgtcatttataattttatcatttatgcatttggtagaCACTTTTAATTCAAAGTGATTTACATTGCATTGCATCAATTGTTCCATTCTTTCAGTTCATGCATTTTCTTGGAATAAACTGtaacctgtctgtctgtcaaacAAAATGATGATGCCCGCTCGCTGATGCACCTGATGATTGTGTAACAAATTACTCCAAATGCAACTCATTTAGTTAATCACTGCACAAAAATCAAAAAGTGCAAGCTTTTGTATCAGGCTGTTTTGTTGAAACAGTAAATACACATCTAGAAGATGAGAAATAGGAAAATTACGCAGGGAGAGTGCCAGGAAATCAGAAAGGAAAAATGTGTAATGGATGCAAATAGGTAATTGATGTGTTTTAGTTGTGCTGATCACATTAATGATAAGGCTATTTATCAGAGCACAGAGGTGTTGAAACCAGAGACTCGCACCATTCAGCATGcatctgtttttaaaataaaaccagataatccacacacatacagagaaatCAACAGATGCATGGAGCATCTTGGATGAAAACCGTGTGCTTTTTTGAGGTGCTTACTGTAGATAGAGATTTATAGTGGGAATAAACCAAATATCTCCCTCAAATTTTAACACGATGAAGAATTCTGCCATATAAAACTTTATGTAAATTGTCTAAATTTGAACTGGTTTTAATGAAAACTGCCCAAACACACAAGCTTTACTTCTAGTCATTTCTGTAACAGAGAAAATATCACAGAATCATGGAAGTGAATGAAAGTCGATGTCAATTCATCACTTCTTTTGAGATTACTGGCTGATTTCAGGGATGCAATGAACAAAACTCCATTTACTAGCAAATCTGGATACCTAGTATCCAAAATACAATACCTTTTAACCAAAGTTAAAGACATTGTTCGGTAGGAGGTTTGTATGTGCCCTGACCTGGAAGACTTTGGGAGCGCTGACCAGAGAAGCAAGCGCTGATGAGAGAGTGGCCGAGAATATCCCAGCTGTGATGAGCGGCCCGAAGCCAGACACCAAACTCATCACCTGAAAGATCATTAACATCGCAGAACATAAGTAAAGCTGAATGACTTGACTACAATGACTACATTGTACTGAATGACTACATCTCTTCTCAGTGCTGGGGGGAATACATTAAAAGTAACACCAAGCGTAATCAGATCAAACTAGTAAATGCATTCCTTTTAATTTATGATGCTACTGTAGATCTAGACTAACTGTCAACATGCATTTACTCTTCTCACTCGcacaaaaacagatttagtattcctCAAAATGAAGTAAATCAgtgaaatgtaaactcagaatattACGCAAAactacaataattaaatatgctaaataacacaaatatactttatgtatttaatcctattttattaaccagtgtctttgctgctgaggtttgatgatccagttcaaccataataATAACCAAAATATACTTTAGATAAACATtgcatttgtgtttcattttttttttcgtgaTCGAGAAGaaagtgttgaactttcttctatGCATTCTATTCTTCATGTAATCCATAATGGCAGGACAGCTGAAAGGTTTGTTTGACCGGCGCCCTCTATTGTACAGATGTGAGTTTTCATTTCCTTAAACCTGAggctcattcatttcatttttgtggCCCTATTTTTAGGATCTAAGCACATGGTCTAAAGTGCAAGGCACAATTGCCCTTAGGAtgtgtccgaatccacttttgctagtgtAACGGTGGGAAAAATGTTGGCAAGGTCTAAAAGAGTTGTTTCTATTCTCTTAATGTGTAATGGGTGTGTTTTGTGGGTGtgtaatgtgcaataaaccaatcagagtctcatctcccattcaAGCAAGATTCACTCATGCCATGGCGGACATTCCCTGGAATGCAAATTTTAGCAGTTTTGGCTACTTTTGAGTAGCGATTGGGGGGGTTCTTGGGAAAACTTGGCAACCCTGATGCCGGATTCGCTATTTACATAGCAGTTTTTTTTGCAAGAGCAAAGGCTGAATGCTTCTCCAGAGAGGAAACAGATTGTCTCTACATTGTTAtcgtttcatttttaaaatttggcatgtttgtgtgctgctgtgcatccctgtgtgcatattactctttaaataacaaaaaataaataaatattgtgttacTGACTTTAGACCAGTTTTTCTTGGTCAGTGGCGCAGTCTATTTCAGTTGCTTTAAAATAGAAACATGCAAACAATCCTCCTCGTTTtcagaccagcacacccatgggtgctcaaatgggcacaaatgcatttgctatttaaacaatgtgGTGCAAgacatgaaaatgagaaatgcgtTGGTTTGAAACTAGCAAAAATAACTTGCATTGCATCTGGCGCCTCATTGCACTGGGTATATAATAGGGCCCTTTGAGTGAAATTTgattttacatttgccaaaaatagaactttttgtaacgcattacttttaaaagtaacttccccCAACACTGAACATCAACATATGCATTcccaaataataatgaaaactgtGAGCACACCTGGAAGTCGTTCTGAAGGCCGTACTTGCAGCCGCCCTCTTTACAGATGGAGAAGTCGTATCCCAGCGTGCAGGCGGCGTCAGTGCAGTTCTCCAGCGAACCCACCATGGTGTCATTATCATCGCCTGTGGCGTCCCGCACGATACAAGAGCCTAAACACATGGCAAACCCATAACATCACCTCTGAACCACGAGGCGAGAACATTCAGAGAGAGAACCACACAAATACCGTTCGAGATGGCAACAGCGATGTAAACCACTCCAGTTATGAGGATTGCCAGGAGAGTTCCTTTCGGAATCGCTAACTGTGGATCCTACAGAGACCAAATCAGCTGTGATGACCACCAAAATCCAGCACAACTCTTGAAAATAAAGCTTCTTTACAGGCATCAATGTTGCATGAAGGACCTTTAACACCCAAATGAACTAAAGGTTCTTCATAGTGTTCTTCAAACTGTTACTCACACTAAGAATAAacggttcttttaagaactgatcactgaaaggttctAAATGGTTATTCTGTGGCCTCACTGTGAGAGTAAATGATCCTCACCGCCAGGTCTCCAGATATATTGGCTCCCGCTAGGATTCCTGTGGCGGCCGGGAAGAAGATGGCAAAGACGGAGAAGAAGGTTTCGTCATCTCTGAAGTCTGGACCCATGTTCTCCATCATTATGGCAGCTTTGagacagacaaacacaagaaTGAACATGCCATGGAATCCCTTCCTCCAGCACTGATCTTAAATAATTATCAATGATAACAGATGAGTAAAGACGTCTAACCGTTATAACCGAAGAAGCCTTGAGGCTCCTTTGACTTCATGGGGATGAAGGACCCGATGAAGTAGTTGCAAATAGCCGCCACAAGAATCACCattaacacaatctgggcctgtcAAAGACACCAGTACGTCACAGGACTTACAATATCTGCAGAAATAACACCGACCTGCATCATATCCACTGAATGAAATCCAATAATAATTTTGAGCTGCTGATTCCAAAAATAGTATGGCTATATAATTCTGTGTCCACAGATATGTGAATGTAGAAATATACTGACTTTTGCCTCCCACTCCATTCCAGCGACAGAGATGCCCAGCAGTAAGACGGCGGTGAGCGTGCCGACGATCCTGATGTCATTGATCTCATCCGTCATGAGAGCGTCTATACTCTGATAAACACAGTGTGTTTACATTATGAATGAATATGGAGGATATATGTCAGCCTATCACCATAAGACAACCACAGCAGTCATGCACAtctaaaaaaacaatgaaaatcagGTGCATGACCAAAAACACTAATGCAtgattctgatgaagaaacatcaGGTCTGTCATGCTCATCATCATCCATCCAAGGTCTTTGCGTTCATACTCACATCCAGAAGCTCAACAACGGTTTCTGCAAAACCTACGACATACATGGCCACAGCGACAGCATTTGCAAAGGCAAAGATCAGACCAATGGATCCTCCAAACTCTGGACCCAAACTCCTGGAGATCAGGTAATATGCCCCGCCTAAaaacagccaatcacagacataaaCTCCTCACTTTAGACCAAATATATCCAAAACTATTAGAACAGAAGTCACAGTTAGTGAAGAATAACTCTCAATAACATTGATAAGAAAACATCAATAACTTACCAATAAACAGTAATatactaacacagatttagacagatctgTGAACAATTTTtaaagaaataggccttttgtgtacataaaagagttcagctcatgagaaatgggagcaaaaatttacaaaagtgttgcgtttataattttgttcagtgtaaataCATATAgcaatgaatggtaaatagtaaatTTGATGGTAAAAATGTGTAAATTAGTGTCATTTATATACACAcgaccagtcaaaagtttttgatcagaaagatttttaatctgttttaaagaagtctcttctgctcaccaagccgtgtttatttgatcagaaatacagcaaaagcagtaatattgtgaaatatttttactatttaaaataactgatttcaatttgaatatattttaaactgtaatttatttctgtgatgcgcagctgtattttcagcatcattcagaaatcattctaatatgttgatttgctgctcaagaaacatttctgattattattattatgttgaaaacagcttgtTCAGAAGTTCATAAGAACACcatttatctgaaacagaaatcttttgtaacactgtaaatgtcttcatcatcacaatttaaagcatccttgcatcctctatatatatttaatctatttttttttatttcaaacggttattaatattatataatacctCACTGACCTCCACGCACGAAGCCGTTGGTGGCAATAGCTGATGTTGATAGTCCAGTGATAGACGTCACCACAATAGCCATGAGAACGATGGCACAGGACAGAGCTGCAGGAACACAACACAGTCTGTGACTGACCATTCCTTCTGATCTGGGGTCAGTGCTGCTGGTCAGTTATCTTACCGATGCCCGCCTGACCCACGATCCACGACATCCTGATGAACAGCATCACTCCCCAGATGTTCAGCATGCATCGTATCTGCACACAATCAGCATCAGCAGTGTTCGTTagagttatgtgtgtgtgtgtgtgtgtgtgtgtgtgctgatggaTCAGAGGTCAGACTGACCAGCACTCCTTTGACCCAGCCGAACTTCACTGTGCCTCCCTTGGAATCGGACAGTTCTTTGGCTGTGATGATCTCGGCGGCCGTGAGCTCCTCTCCGTTGGGGAACCCCTCCTCAAACGACTCCTACACAAGACCACACCCCTCCAGAGTCAGCATATGTCACATTTGATAACTCAAGCATTTACTATGACTTATTATTTAATATGCAGAAGAGGAAGAGCAATATTTGCATTTGAATGACTTCGTTTCTCAGATGGTTCAAagttatgaaaaatgtaaaatatatgttttctttttcataGAGAATGCCTTTATGGACTAGTTAAGAGCTCATGGAAGAATGCAATGCAGttaaatttgttttattcatatttagaatcagttttcattttatatcttccactttagttttagtttaagttttagttttagacatttttagtagttatatatatatatatatatatatatatatatatatatatatgtgtgtgtgtgtgtgtgtgtgtgtgtgtgtgtttgtgtgagaccatgggtcaaaatgatcacttttttcttttattccaaaaatcattaggatattaagtaacaatcatgttccatgatattttgtaaagttcctaccgtaaatatatcaaaacttaatttttgattagtaaaatgcatttctaagaacttcatttgaacaactttaaacatgattttctcaatatttagatttttttgcatcctcagattccagattttcaaatattgtcctcctaacaaaccagacatcactggagagataataatttattatatatatatatatatatatatatatatatatatatatatatatatatatatatatatatatatatatatatatatatacggtatatatatatatgtagatataTATGTAAAATTTCAATTTCATTAAGACAGCTGTTTTATATAGCAAGATTTCCGAAATGCAATGTTTAAACATGCATCTAACTAAATATGCATTCAATAAGTACATTTCCAGCACATTAATCTGAATATCACATAAAACCAGGTTCATAATTCTTGTTTGATTTTATTATCATATGAGATTTAAAGGTATTCtggatttttctttttatcaCCCCATAAATCACCAGACAGTAAACAAGCACATTTTCACCATGTTCTTAGGAATAAAAATGCTTCACAAATCattgtgaatgaaatatgaacaaacatACAGAATATATAGAGGAATAAAACTGCAATCATGTGCTAACAGATGAGAAACATTGAAATTAACTcttaaatgtgtgttttggatgttttctttccactagtctggGAGAAAACTTGACATGTAAAAAAAGACTCACAACTGACCAGTACATGTAAACACACTGGTTTTGTCTGTATAGCTGAGTTGTTTTAGTGTGTGAGTCCTGGTTATCACACATGTTTTGCAGTGAAGTGTGTAACCTGTGTGTCCACTGTCCAGTGATGTTCAGGGGACACTGGGTCTTTGAGAGAGATGCACGGGTCACACGCTCACATTGTGATGTGACCCAGATCGCTCATGGTGCCTCatggagtgggtgtgtgtgtgtgagagggactATTGTCTGaggacaagtgtgtgtgtgtgacatcacaCAAGTCATGCAACTTACAGCCATAAGAGAAGAAACATACAGATGAATCAGCTGCTACACACATCACTCATACTGCAATAACACATCTGAATATGATCTGATGACAgcttttaatatcacatttgtgctgcatgtcattttaaataataaagtgcTTGCAGAGAAAACAACATAATGGACTTAATGTAGGGAATCAGACCAGGGCTAGAGCTCAGGATTGAGTTATAAGAGTTTTATGAGTTGTAAGTTTTATATGTTGGTTTCAAACAATCATTAATAATCATTTACTTTGAATCGGATTTCAGAGGAAAAAATGATGATTTGACATTTTGTtcgttacatttaaaatatagatatgctgttattttactgtcattgagattgtttacttaaaatattttgaatgagtggtttttgtatttttgcataTCCATTTTCACTTTAGTTagttataattattttgtgtgtttttgtcatttttattagtttttgtttgtttagaaaatgtctatatagatatttatttattttaattttttttgccattttatatCCTTTATTTGGAAAGGAAGTTTACTGGAAGTTACCTTTTACACACTTGGTCTCTCATGAACtgctttgtattttattgtaaagccattttaattattgatggaaatataatacattttaaatatagatgTGCTGAGAGCAGTGTGTCATCGATTTGTGTCTTTGAGCCTAATATtggttaataatatatatatatattttgtattttcagttttgttttcaattttaatttaattttatgtatattttgtgattggttttttaaactgctgttatATTAAAAGGTAACATTGTGTTAATAAACAGAACGTTCATATTCTTACAGTTGACCTCATTTttaatgtaagatgtaagttgtGTGTTCGCACAGAAACTGCTTTTGAAATAAACGCAGAAAAtcgtgtgacaacatgccccggtGCCCGATAGCTCTTGCAGCACGCGCACAGATAAACCACAGCCACGCGGTATGAAGTGCGTCGATGAGAGCGTGAGGAAACACAGCACGAACCTTGTCGAGTTCATCGTGGAGCTCCGACAGCGACGGGCGCACGAGCTTCTCCCCGAGCGGAGCCGCGGTCTGCCGGTAGAAGTCGATGTTGGGCACCGCGTCGATGGTGTTGTGCCCGAAGGTGCGCAGGTAATAAGTGCTGGAGTGCGTGTCCGAGAAGTGACTGAGACCCCCGGTGGACGAGTGCAGGCTCGCCTCGCTCCTCACCGTGTCTCCGTTCAATCCCGCTTCAGGCGCGGCGTCAGACGGGCTTAAGAAGTTCACCACCCGGAACCGGCTCTTGGACTCCTCACCGATGGAGGAGCGCGATCCCGGCGGAGTTTTAGGAGCGACGCCCGCCGCTGCTGCCGCCGCCGCCGCCGCCGCCTCCGCCACCGGATCCACCTGGAAGCGGCTCTGAGAGGACCCCGGCGCCCGGAGGGTGGGCTTTTGTCCGGCTGGAGGAGATGAGGGCTGATCTGACATGATGGAGATGATGGAGAATCACGCGGCGCGCCGGTAACGGTGCATCAGTCACTACAGAGAACCAGTCAGGCGTAACCACACTCGTGACCGAGCGACGCTCACTCACAGCAGAGCTGCCACGAGTTCGAGCTGGATTAAACTTAGATATTTTGATGAAACCGTGTTTAGTTTCAGGGTCAGAATACAACCAGTTTGATCCCTGATGGTTTCATTCAGGTTTTCGCGTGCGTCACCGCGCGTCACGAGCGGCGCGTAATTGCGCGCAGAAACACAGACGCGCTTGGATTCATAGAAAATGCATCAACTAACAGCGAAAAATAAAACTGGTTTATCATTTAATATTAACTGTACAATCGTTCGTTTTAACAAACACAggtttcaattaaaaaatgtagccataattaataaatattgaaattgtcattaattaagACTCATAAATCCTGTATAATTATTGTTTAGTAttaattcatgttaactaatgaaacgcattatttttgcttttatttatggTGTAAGCATTTCAACACTATCCTGCACagtaacagtgttattttagtataactggagataccattatagtttttattaatattctgaatcagtttttattttttatattctgatTTCAGGTAGTTGTAGTAGTTtcctttctttttattaattagtttttaCATTTAGTGTTCAGTTgttttagtacattaagttaaactgaattaaagtgaaaatgttgcaatggcaagtacattaaataattgtttattttttattttgttaagttaTTTCGAGTAACAAACTTTAACTTAAGTATAATAACCCTGCTATAGTTCAGAAAATCTAACATAGTGCATGGTTTATTACTTAACTAAACTAATCCGTTTTATGAGCTCACGTTAATCAAAGGAATATCatcatttttaatgcaaaagTTATTAAAAAGCAGCTAAAACTTTTCCATTAATGCACATTTAAACAACAAACAAGTGAAGTATAGAGGCAATGTTATGAAGTATTTCCATCCTCTGCAGGATGTTAAAACCTCAATCTGATTCCAGTTCAGAGAGAAACAATGGTTTTCTGTGGAGAGGAGTGATGACATTCAGTCACATTAGCATATAACACAACACACTCTTTCACAATCTCACTCTTCACAATACAGAGCTGAAAGAGATCCTTCGcaaacctcctcctcctcctcctcagaaGAACATTGTGTCTCAGAGCACATGGGATCAGGAAAAGCTCTTTGTCTTTTCTCATATGATCATTATGCTCAGTTTTTCTTCATATTAGTTCCCCACGCCTCACTCACTATCCTGTTTCATGCTGACAAATAAAAACAGCAGGGTTTGTGTTTCTTTGTGAACGACGTCTGCTGGTTGTTCGTCGTCCTGAGCCGTAATGATGAACTCACGTCAAAACTTAATGTTCAGAGACGATGCACACTTTATTCACTCCAAACGACAGGTATACACAGTTTTTCATTGTACATCTAATGATAATCAGCAAGAATCACTGTACAGTCTAGTCATACAAAGTCAAATATCAGGCTCATTTACGTTTGTTTAAGCAGTTCTGTCAAAAAAACTGGCTCAGTTTATGTTTATCTCATGCTTGGCTTCTAATGTTTGTATAAAACAGCCGATGATTACTAGTTCTACTTatgatgatgattaaaaaaataataattcttgaAAGTGTCACCAAAAACTTCAAGACATTGACTGGAACG encodes:
- the LOC132114990 gene encoding solute carrier family 12 member 2-like, whose protein sequence is MSDQPSSPPAGQKPTLRAPGSSQSRFQVDPVAEAAAAAAAAAAGVAPKTPPGSRSSIGEESKSRFRVVNFLSPSDAAPEAGLNGDTVRSEASLHSSTGGLSHFSDTHSSTYYLRTFGHNTIDAVPNIDFYRQTAAPLGEKLVRPSLSELHDELDKESFEEGFPNGEELTAAEIITAKELSDSKGGTVKFGWVKGVLIRCMLNIWGVMLFIRMSWIVGQAGIALSCAIVLMAIVVTSITGLSTSAIATNGFVRGGGAYYLISRSLGPEFGGSIGLIFAFANAVAVAMYVVGFAETVVELLDSIDALMTDEINDIRIVGTLTAVLLLGISVAGMEWEAKAQIVLMVILVAAICNYFIGSFIPMKSKEPQGFFGYNAAIMMENMGPDFRDDETFFSVFAIFFPAATGILAGANISGDLADPQLAIPKGTLLAILITGVVYIAVAISNGSCIVRDATGDDNDTMVGSLENCTDAACTLGYDFSICKEGGCKYGLQNDFQVMSLVSGFGPLITAGIFSATLSSALASLVSAPKVFQALCKDRIYPGMHVFAKGYGKNKEPLRAYVLTFIIGLAFILIAQLNVIAPIISNFFLASYALINFSVFHASLANSPGWRPSFKYYNKWVSLAGAVLCCVVMFVINWWAALLTNGIVLALYIYVSYKKPDVNWGSSTQALMYNKALTHSLHLTGVEDHIKNFRPQCLVMSGYPNSRPALLYLVHAFTKNVGLMVCGHVRTGFRRPNSKDLMNEQVRYQRWLLKTQIKAFYTPVFADDLRQGAQYLLQTTGLGRLKPNTLVFGFKNNWRDGEMKDVETYINTIHDAFDLQFGVVLLRLKEGLDISHIQDEFQTSQEKAPGMKDLLVSINMKDFDSDSSKPSSKSTSCQSSPLIFRDTKKPPMQLSPADEKLLAASQQFQKKQSKGTIDVWWLFDDGGLTLLIPYLLTNKKKWCDCKIRVFIGGKINRIDHDRRAMAALLSKFRIDFSDITVLGDINIKPKKHNKKMFEEMIEPYRLKEDDMEQEAAEKLKAEEPWRITDNELELYRAKSNRQIRLNELLKEHSSTANLIVITMPLARKGTVSSALYMTWLDTLTKDLPPILLVRGNHQSVLTFYS